In a genomic window of Rhodovulum sp. P5:
- the aspS gene encoding aspartate--tRNA ligase, with product MHPFRSHTCADLTKAHVGETVRLSGWVHRVRDHGGILFIDLRDHYGVTQVLADPDSPVFAEVEKVRAEWCIRIDGEVKARDESLINPKIPTGEIEIFIRDMEVLGQAEELPLMVFGDQEYPEETRLRYRYLDLRREVMQDNMKLRSDVVASIRRRMWDKGFREYQTPIITASSPEGARDFLVPSRLHPGKFYALPQAPQIFKQLIMVSGFDRYFQIAPCFRDEDPRADRSPTDFYQLDMEMSFATQQDVFDTIQPVIEGIFEEFGGGHTVDKHWPQISYADAAKWYGTDKPDLRNPIKMQDVSEHFRGSGFAIFAKLLEQEGTEIRAIPAPGGGSRKFCDRMNSYAQKEGLPGMGYIFWRDGDNGMEAAGPLAKNIGPERTEAIRQQLKLGKGDAAFFLGGKPSSFEAVAGRARNVIGEELKLTEQNRFAFAWIVDFPMYERDDETGDIDFSHNPFSMPQGGMEALEGDPLNVLGYQYDLACNGYELVSGAIRNHRLDTMFKAFSLAGYTEGEVRERFPSLVNAFRFGAPPHGGCAAGIDRIVMLLADQVNIREVIMFPMNQRAEDLMMGAPTMPSNEQLRELNLRVIPQED from the coding sequence ATGCACCCCTTTCGCAGCCATACCTGCGCCGATCTGACCAAAGCCCATGTGGGCGAAACCGTGCGCCTGTCGGGCTGGGTGCATCGCGTGCGCGACCACGGGGGCATTTTGTTCATCGACCTGCGCGACCATTACGGCGTGACGCAGGTTCTGGCCGATCCCGACAGCCCGGTGTTTGCCGAGGTTGAAAAGGTCCGCGCCGAATGGTGCATCCGGATCGACGGCGAGGTGAAGGCCCGCGATGAAAGCCTGATCAACCCCAAGATCCCGACCGGCGAGATCGAGATCTTCATCCGCGACATGGAGGTTCTGGGCCAGGCCGAGGAATTGCCGCTGATGGTCTTCGGCGATCAGGAGTATCCCGAGGAAACCCGCCTGCGTTACCGCTATCTCGACCTGCGGCGCGAGGTGATGCAGGACAACATGAAGCTGCGCTCCGACGTTGTCGCCTCGATCCGGCGGCGGATGTGGGACAAGGGGTTCCGCGAATACCAGACGCCGATCATCACCGCGTCGAGCCCCGAAGGCGCGCGCGACTTCCTCGTGCCCTCGCGTCTGCATCCGGGCAAGTTCTACGCGCTGCCGCAGGCGCCCCAGATCTTCAAGCAGTTGATCATGGTGTCGGGCTTCGACCGGTATTTCCAGATCGCCCCCTGCTTCCGGGATGAGGACCCCCGCGCCGACCGCTCGCCCACCGATTTCTACCAGCTCGACATGGAGATGAGCTTTGCCACCCAGCAGGACGTGTTCGACACGATCCAGCCGGTGATCGAGGGCATCTTCGAGGAATTCGGCGGCGGCCACACCGTCGACAAGCACTGGCCGCAGATTTCCTATGCCGATGCCGCGAAATGGTACGGCACGGACAAGCCCGACCTGCGCAACCCGATCAAGATGCAGGATGTCAGCGAACATTTCCGCGGCAGCGGTTTTGCCATCTTCGCCAAGCTGCTGGAGCAGGAAGGGACGGAAATCCGCGCCATCCCGGCCCCCGGCGGCGGGTCGCGCAAGTTCTGCGACCGGATGAACAGCTACGCCCAGAAGGAAGGGCTGCCCGGTATGGGCTACATCTTCTGGCGCGATGGCGACAACGGGATGGAGGCCGCCGGGCCGCTGGCCAAGAATATCGGGCCGGAACGGACGGAGGCGATCCGCCAGCAACTGAAACTCGGCAAGGGCGATGCGGCGTTCTTCCTCGGTGGGAAGCCCTCTTCGTTCGAGGCCGTCGCGGGGCGTGCGCGCAACGTGATCGGCGAAGAGCTGAAGCTGACCGAGCAAAATCGGTTCGCCTTTGCGTGGATCGTCGATTTCCCGATGTACGAAAGGGATGACGAGACCGGCGATATCGATTTCAGCCATAACCCGTTCTCCATGCCGCAAGGGGGGATGGAGGCGCTGGAGGGCGATCCGCTGAACGTGCTGGGCTATCAGTACGACCTTGCCTGCAACGGCTATGAACTGGTGTCGGGCGCGATCCGAAACCACCGGCTGGACACGATGTTCAAGGCGTTCAGCCTTGCCGGCTATACCGAGGGCGAGGTGCGCGAACGCTTCCCCAGCCTCGTCAACGCCTTCCGCTTCGGCGCGCCGCCCCACGGTGGGTGTGCTGCCGGTATCGACCGCATCGTGATGCTCTTGGCCGACCAGGTGAACATCCGCGAGGTCATCATGTTCCCGATGAACCAGCGGGCCGAAGACCTGATGATGGGCGCGCCGACCATGCCGTCGAACGAACAGTTGCGCGAGTTGAACCTGCGCGTCATCCCGCAGGAGGATTGA